The Symphalangus syndactylus isolate Jambi chromosome 23, NHGRI_mSymSyn1-v2.1_pri, whole genome shotgun sequence genome has a window encoding:
- the KIFC1 gene encoding kinesin-like protein KIFC1 isoform X3 — protein sequence MEDGLEPEKKRTRGLGATTKITTSHPRVPSLTTVPQTQGQTTAQKVSKKTGPRCSTAIATGLKNQKPVSAVPVQKSGTSAVPPMAGGKKPSKRPAWDLKGQLCDLNAELKQCRERTQTLDQENQQLQDQLRDAQQQAKALGTERRTLEGHLAKVQAQAEQGQQELKNLRACVLELEERLSTQEGLVQELQKKQVELQEERRGLTSQLEEKERRLQTSEAALSSSQAEVASLQQETVAQAALLTEREERLHGLEMERRRLHNQLQELKGNIRVFCRVRPVLPGEPTPPPGLLLFPSGPGGPSDPPTRLSLFRSDERRGTLSGAPAPATRHDFSFDRVFPPGSGQDEVFEEIAMLVQSALDGYPVCIFAYGQTGSGKTFTMEGGPGGDPQLEGLIPRALRHLFSVAQELSGQGWTYSFVASYVEIYNETVRDLLATGTRKGQGGECEIRRAGPGSEELTVTNARYVPVSCEKEVEALLHLAHQNRAVARTAQNERSSRSHSVFQLQISGEHSSRGLQCGAPLSLVDLAGSERLDPGLALGPGERERLRETQAINSSLSTLGLVIMALSNKESHVPYRNSKLTYLLQNSLGGSAKMLMFVNISPLEENVSESLNSLRFASKVNQCVIGTAQANRK from the exons CTCAAAAAGTTTCCAAGAAGACAGGACCCCGGTGTTCCACAGCTATTGCCACAG GGTTGAAGAACCAGAAGCCAGTTTCTGCTGTTCCTGTCCAGAAGTCTGGCA CATCAGCTGTTCCTCCCATGGCAGGAGGGAAGAAACCCAGCAAACGTCCAGCCTGGGACTTAAAGGGTCAGTTATGTGACCTAAATGCAGAACTAAAACAATGCCGTGAGAGGACTCAAACATTGGACCAAGAGAACCAGCAGCTTCAGGACCAGCTTAGAGATGCCCAACAGCAGGCCAAGGCCCTGGGGACAGAGCGCAGAACACTGGAGGGGCATTTAGCCAAGGTACAGGCCCAGGCTGAGCAGGGCCAACAGGAGCTGAAGAACTTGCGTGCTTGTGTCCTGGAGCTGGAAGAGCGGCTGAGCACACAGGAGGGCTTGGTGCAAGAGCTTCAGAAAAAACAGGTGGAATTGCAGGAAGAACGGAGGGGACTGACGTCCCAACTAGAGGAGAAGGAG AGGAGGCTGCAGACATCAGAAGCAGCCCTGTCAAGCAGCCAAGCAGAGGTGGCATCTCTGCAGCAGGAGACTGTGGCCCAGGCAGCCTTACTGACTGAGCGGGAAGAACGTCTTCATGGGCTAGAAATGGAGCGCCGGCGACTGCACAACCAGCTGCAGGAACTCAAGGGCAACATCCGTGTATTCTGCCGGGTCCGCCCTGTCCTGCCGGGGGAGCCCACTCCACCCCCTGGCCTCCTCCTGTTTCCCTCTGGCCCTGGTGGGCCCTCTGATCCTCCAACCCGCCTTAGCCTCTTCCGGTCTGACGAGCGGCGTGGAACCCTGAGTGGGGCACCAGCCCCCGCAACTCGCCATGATTTTTCCTTTGACCGGGTATTCCCACCAGGAAGTGGACAGGATGAAGTGTTTGAAGAGATTGCCATGCTTGTCCAGTCAGCCCTGGATGGCTATCCAGTATGCATCTTTGCCTATGGCCAGACAGGCAGTGGCAAGACTTTCACAATGGAGGGTGGACCTGGGGGAGACCCCCAGTTGGAGGGGCTGATCCCTCGGGCCCTGCGGCACCTcttctctgtggcccaggagcTGAGTGGTCAGGGCTGGACCTACAGCTTTGTAGCAAGCTACGTAGAGATCTACAATGAGACTGTCCGGGACCTGCTGGCCACTGGAACCCGGAAGGGTCAAGGGGGCGAGTGTGAGATTCGCCGTGCCGGGCCAGGGAGTGAGGAGCTCACTGTCACCAATGCTCGATATGTCCCTGTCTCCTGTGAGAAAGAA GTGGAGGCCCTGCTTCATCTGGCCCACCAGAATCGGGCTGTGGCCCGCACAGCCCAGAATGAACGGTCATCACGCAGCCACAGTGTATTCCAGCTACAGATTTCTGGGGAGCACTCCAGCCGAGGCCTGCAGTGTGGGGCCCCCCTCAGTCTTGTGGACCTGGCTGGGAGTGAGCGACTTGACCCCGGCTTAGCCCTCGGCCCCGGGGAGCGGGAACGCCTTCGGGAAACACAGGCCATTAACAGCAGCTTGTCCACGCTGGGGCTGGTTATCATGGCCCTGAGCAACAAG GAGTCCCACGTGCCTTACCGGAACAGCAAACTGACCTACCTGCTGCAGAACTCTCTGGGTGGTAGTGCTAAGAT GCTCATGTTTGTGAACATTTCTCCACTGGAAGAGAACGTCTCTGAGTCCCTCAACTCTCTACGCTTTGCCTCCAAG GTGAACCAGTGTGTTATTGGTACTGCTCAGGCCAACAGGAAGTGA